One part of the Sorangiineae bacterium MSr11954 genome encodes these proteins:
- a CDS encoding SDR family NAD(P)-dependent oxidoreductase, translated as MTNDVGIEETDRMSTTAARNGLELAIIGMAGRFPGAPDVDTFWRNLRDGVESIDFLGDDLEPNLLEGPEVRRDPKYVRAAPILDGVERFDASFFGVTPKEAELMDPQQRIFLECAWEALEQAGYAPGRFRGRIGVYGGSRTNTYVFNLFSNPRAVGSLGAFEVALGNDLAFLSTRVSHRLNLRGPSYSLQTACSTGLVTVHVASQALLAGECDIALAGAVAISVPQRTGYLHEAGSIMSPDGHCRAFDAKAGGTIFGSGVGLVVLKRLDDALADGDTIHAVVKGSAMNNDGDQKASFTAPGVPGQTRVIRDALAVSEVDARSITYVEAHGSGTPLGDPIEVRALTRAFRATTNDKRFCALGSVKTNVGHLDAAAGIAGLIKAVFALRHRQIPATLHFETPNPQLDLEESPFFVNDVLRDWESGPHPRRAGVSSFGIGGTNVHVILEEAPPEPPTAPSDADPRPQVLVLSAKTETALEAATGSLANAIEARPDVSLEDIAHTLQVGREIWSHRRALVGRDRAHALRLLRGEEPERVHTAFEEARNRPTAFLFPGTGAQYAGMAAGLYETEPVFREELQRVSALFQRHLPLDLRALLYPGPQVQARDVEGMAIQPAIFAVEYALARLMLSWGIEPDVMLGHSLGEYTAACLAEVLSLEDAVRLVALRAECVETLPEGAMLSVALPERELAALLGPLALAAVNAPAQCVVSGPRAEVEALRTQLGSRGIEHRLLQVDRALHSHMLDPILERFRDGAARVRFQAPKRRYISSVTGHLAGAEVATPEFWVQHLRQTVRFADAMRELLAEPARVLLEIGPGQTLTALSRLQSGDARQGVALASTRHPKDKHDDAFFLRTTLAKAWLAGIDVDWSAVHGRERRRVPLPTYPFEREHFWVPPGELGGGESTLSSGKLSNLAKWFHVASWRRTPMPPLEPGALSSPRGWVVFTDGGALGASLIGRLERAGHEVVTVAAGTSFSVRDDRHFTIAPAEPEHYTRLLAALRGRASAPRPEVFVHLWSLTPSGDGPSDPDSFAALQARGYYSLLRLGQALAASGQGERVQLEVVSNELHDFEGEGGPRPEKAPLLGVCKVLPQERPHTTVRCIDIALPAGHEDANALAEQLVAEIHLPFSDLVVAHRGARRFVQSFTSLPLEGDVPPRRPLRKGGVYLITGGLGGVGLLLAEYLAETFQARLILLGRTPLPPRDGWSSWLATKGEEDRQSRILRRLLAMEEKGAEVSVASVDVADAPSLREAIDRAESRFGPLNGVLHAAGLTQGESVYRPLTEIGDIESEAQFRPKVHGTYALESALGGRPVDFVLLFSSSSAILGGLGYVAYSASNSFLDAFAARASRRGDARWVSVNWDSWSSETKHYAVRTTMDRYAMTRDESTEAFRRLVTAGVDGQVVAITGDLDARLALWIRQGTSGGRNAPTPQHSRRARTTFVAPEGETEQTIAAIWQETLGGAPVGRHDDFFDLGGHSLLATQVLSRMRAAFDIEIPLVKLFESPTAAGLARVVAEARADADAHQEAEQRLLREIVALSDEEIDLELEKHRIEETSK; from the coding sequence ATGACGAATGACGTTGGAATCGAGGAGACCGACCGGATGTCCACGACAGCTGCGCGAAATGGATTGGAGCTCGCAATCATCGGCATGGCCGGCCGATTTCCGGGGGCACCGGACGTCGATACGTTCTGGCGCAATCTCCGTGATGGTGTCGAATCGATTGATTTTCTCGGCGACGATCTCGAGCCCAATCTCCTCGAAGGACCGGAGGTCCGGCGCGATCCGAAGTACGTGAGGGCCGCGCCCATCCTCGACGGTGTCGAGCGGTTCGACGCGTCCTTTTTTGGAGTGACCCCCAAAGAGGCGGAGCTCATGGATCCGCAGCAGCGCATTTTTCTCGAGTGCGCATGGGAGGCCCTCGAGCAAGCAGGTTATGCGCCCGGACGTTTTCGAGGCCGCATCGGCGTCTATGGGGGCTCGCGCACCAATACGTATGTTTTCAATCTCTTTTCCAATCCGCGCGCGGTCGGATCACTCGGCGCGTTCGAGGTAGCGCTCGGCAATGATCTCGCGTTCCTGTCGACGCGGGTGTCGCACCGCCTCAATTTGCGCGGTCCCTCGTATTCCCTCCAGACCGCCTGCTCGACGGGGCTCGTCACCGTCCATGTAGCGAGTCAAGCTCTGCTCGCAGGCGAATGCGATATCGCGCTCGCGGGGGCGGTGGCCATCAGCGTGCCTCAGCGTACCGGCTATTTGCACGAGGCCGGCAGCATCATGTCCCCGGACGGCCACTGCCGCGCCTTCGATGCCAAGGCTGGAGGGACCATCTTCGGCAGCGGTGTCGGTCTGGTGGTCCTCAAGCGGTTGGACGATGCGCTCGCCGACGGCGACACCATCCACGCTGTCGTCAAGGGCTCCGCCATGAACAATGACGGCGACCAAAAGGCGAGCTTCACCGCCCCGGGCGTTCCAGGTCAGACGCGGGTCATTCGCGACGCGCTCGCGGTCTCCGAGGTCGATGCGCGGAGCATCACCTATGTCGAGGCGCACGGCTCCGGGACCCCGCTGGGCGATCCCATCGAGGTGAGAGCGTTGACCCGCGCGTTCCGAGCGACCACGAACGACAAGCGCTTTTGCGCGCTGGGCTCGGTGAAGACCAATGTCGGCCACCTCGACGCGGCGGCGGGCATCGCGGGCCTCATCAAAGCCGTCTTCGCGCTTCGGCACCGGCAGATCCCCGCGACCCTCCATTTCGAGACACCCAATCCGCAACTCGATCTCGAGGAGAGTCCGTTCTTCGTCAACGACGTGCTTCGCGATTGGGAATCGGGGCCACACCCGCGGCGCGCGGGCGTGAGCTCGTTCGGCATCGGCGGCACCAACGTGCACGTCATCTTGGAAGAAGCGCCGCCGGAGCCCCCGACGGCCCCGAGCGACGCCGACCCACGTCCGCAGGTGCTCGTGCTCTCCGCCAAGACCGAGACCGCGTTGGAGGCCGCGACGGGCTCGCTCGCCAATGCCATCGAAGCTCGCCCCGATGTCTCGCTCGAAGACATCGCCCATACGCTGCAGGTCGGCCGCGAGATCTGGAGCCACCGGCGCGCGCTCGTAGGCCGCGACCGAGCCCACGCCCTGCGGCTCTTGCGCGGAGAAGAGCCGGAGCGGGTGCACACGGCCTTCGAAGAGGCGCGAAATCGTCCGACGGCATTTCTGTTTCCAGGCACCGGCGCGCAATACGCGGGCATGGCGGCCGGCCTCTACGAGACGGAGCCCGTGTTTCGCGAGGAGCTCCAACGCGTCTCCGCCCTCTTCCAGCGGCACCTCCCGCTCGACCTGCGCGCGCTCCTCTATCCCGGGCCGCAGGTGCAGGCGCGCGACGTGGAGGGTATGGCGATTCAACCCGCCATCTTTGCCGTCGAATACGCGCTTGCGCGCCTTATGTTGTCCTGGGGTATCGAGCCCGATGTCATGCTCGGCCACAGCTTGGGCGAGTACACGGCGGCTTGCCTCGCCGAGGTCCTGTCGCTCGAGGACGCCGTGCGGCTCGTCGCTTTGCGCGCCGAGTGCGTCGAGACCCTGCCCGAGGGCGCGATGCTCTCGGTGGCGCTCCCCGAACGCGAGCTCGCGGCCCTGCTCGGCCCCCTCGCGCTCGCCGCGGTGAATGCGCCAGCGCAATGCGTGGTGTCGGGCCCGCGGGCGGAGGTCGAAGCGCTCCGAACGCAGCTCGGATCGCGGGGCATCGAGCACAGGCTTCTGCAGGTGGACCGCGCGCTGCACTCGCACATGCTCGATCCGATCCTCGAACGATTTCGCGATGGCGCCGCGCGCGTGCGCTTCCAAGCCCCGAAGCGCCGTTACATTTCGAGCGTGACCGGCCACCTCGCGGGCGCGGAGGTCGCGACACCGGAGTTCTGGGTCCAGCACTTGAGGCAGACCGTCCGATTTGCGGACGCCATGCGGGAGCTTCTCGCCGAGCCTGCGCGCGTCCTGCTCGAAATAGGGCCCGGACAAACGCTGACGGCGCTCTCCCGATTGCAAAGCGGGGATGCGCGCCAAGGTGTCGCGCTCGCGTCCACCCGACACCCCAAGGATAAACACGACGACGCCTTCTTTCTACGCACGACCCTGGCCAAGGCATGGCTGGCCGGGATCGACGTGGATTGGAGCGCCGTGCACGGTCGAGAGCGGCGCCGGGTGCCCTTGCCGACGTATCCCTTCGAGCGCGAGCACTTTTGGGTTCCGCCGGGCGAGTTGGGCGGCGGCGAGAGCACGTTATCTTCGGGCAAGCTCTCCAATCTGGCCAAATGGTTCCACGTTGCCTCGTGGCGCCGCACCCCGATGCCACCGCTCGAACCCGGCGCGCTCTCCAGCCCGAGGGGATGGGTCGTGTTCACCGACGGGGGAGCGCTGGGTGCGTCGCTGATCGGGCGCTTGGAACGGGCCGGCCACGAGGTGGTGACGGTGGCCGCAGGTACGTCGTTTTCGGTCCGCGACGATCGGCATTTCACCATCGCGCCGGCGGAGCCCGAGCACTACACCCGCCTCCTTGCCGCGCTTCGGGGGAGGGCCAGCGCGCCTCGCCCGGAGGTGTTCGTCCATCTTTGGAGCCTTACGCCCTCCGGCGACGGTCCGTCCGATCCCGACTCGTTCGCGGCGCTCCAAGCGCGCGGCTATTATAGCCTTTTGCGCCTCGGGCAAGCACTTGCCGCGTCCGGCCAGGGCGAGCGCGTGCAGCTCGAGGTCGTATCGAACGAGCTTCACGATTTCGAAGGGGAAGGCGGGCCGCGGCCCGAAAAAGCGCCGCTGCTCGGGGTGTGCAAGGTCCTGCCCCAGGAGCGGCCGCATACCACCGTTCGTTGCATCGATATCGCATTACCCGCCGGCCACGAAGATGCCAATGCTCTGGCCGAGCAGCTCGTCGCCGAGATCCATTTGCCGTTTTCGGATCTGGTGGTGGCGCATCGAGGGGCTCGTCGCTTCGTGCAGTCCTTTACCTCGCTGCCGCTCGAAGGGGATGTCCCGCCGCGACGCCCGCTCCGCAAAGGCGGTGTTTATCTCATTACGGGCGGCCTCGGCGGCGTCGGTCTTCTCTTGGCCGAATACCTCGCAGAGACCTTCCAAGCGCGGCTGATCCTCCTCGGACGCACGCCGCTTCCCCCGCGCGATGGGTGGAGCAGCTGGCTCGCCACCAAGGGCGAGGAGGATCGCCAGAGCCGGATCCTTCGCCGTCTCTTGGCCATGGAGGAGAAGGGCGCCGAGGTCTCGGTCGCGAGCGTCGACGTAGCGGACGCTCCGAGCTTGCGCGAGGCGATCGACCGCGCCGAAAGCCGCTTTGGTCCGCTGAACGGGGTGCTCCACGCCGCAGGTCTCACCCAAGGTGAATCGGTCTATCGGCCGCTGACCGAGATCGGCGACATCGAATCGGAAGCGCAGTTTCGGCCGAAGGTGCACGGCACCTACGCGCTGGAGAGCGCCCTCGGCGGTCGCCCCGTGGACTTCGTGCTTCTCTTCTCGTCCAGCTCCGCGATTTTGGGCGGCCTCGGCTATGTGGCCTACAGCGCCTCGAACTCGTTCCTCGACGCCTTCGCTGCGCGCGCGAGCCGGCGCGGCGATGCGCGATGGGTGAGCGTGAACTGGGACTCGTGGTCCTCGGAGACGAAGCACTACGCCGTCCGCACCACCATGGATCGATATGCCATGACACGCGACGAGAGCACGGAAGCGTTCCGCCGCCTCGTCACGGCGGGGGTCGATGGTCAAGTCGTCGCGATCACGGGGGACCTCGATGCGCGGCTCGCGCTCTGGATCCGCCAGGGCACGTCCGGCGGCCGAAACGCTCCTACCCCGCAGCATTCGCGCCGAGCGCGCACGACCTTCGTGGCCCCCGAAGGAGAAACGGAGCAGACCATTGCGGCGATATGGCAGGAAACCTTGGGCGGCGCTCCGGTCGGCCGGCACGACGATTTCTTCGATCTCGGCGGACACTCGCTCCTCGCCACGCAGGTGCTGAGCCGCATGCGCGCCGCGTTCGATATCGAGATACCGCTGGTCAAGCTGTTCGAGTCCCCCACGGCCGCAGGGCTCGCCCGCGTGGTCGCCGAGGCGCGCGCGGACGCCGACGCGCACCAAGAGGCCGAACAACGGCTCCTCCGAGAGATCGTGGCGCTGTCCGATGAGGAGATCGATCTCGAGCTGGAGAAGCACCGCATCGAGGAGACTTCGAAATGA
- a CDS encoding acyltransferase domain-containing protein: MTAPADALDVAVIGMAGRFPGAKDVDELWQNVRGKVESIRSLTEEECIAAGAAPEQLRDPSFVRAVSEADGIEELDAAFFDIPPREAELMDPQHRMFLELAWTALEHAGYSPRAFPGRIGVFGGAPLSTYLLFHVAANPHASATLDPLQVNLANGADFFATRVSYKLDLRGPSHTVLSACSTSLVAVHVACRSLLDGECDIALAGGVSINVGQRHGYVHVKGGMASPDGRCRAFDAGAQGTIFASGGGIAVLKPLRAAIADGDFVHAVIRGSAVNNDGARKAGYTAPSADGQTKAIVEALAAAGVDAESIGYVEGHGTGTPMGDPIEVEALTRAFRRHTQRVRYCALGSIKTNLGHLDAAAGIAGLIKTVHALRHRELPPNLHFTRANPQMDLEASPFYVSSNLEPWAPDAAPRRAGVSSFGVGGSNAHVVLEEAPPRRPTSASRPWQILVVSARTDSALETATQGLLANLEAHPDTDLSDIAYTLQVGRQRFAHRRFVLCRDTADAVRALREPGRPRVRTSAADDRSDRAVAFLFPDLDAAHIGMAAAAYWHESPFRVDVDSCAELLRARANLDIRAVLYPPAERAGEASSQLLEPAVAHTALFVIEYALARLWMAWGLEPRAMLGYGVGELVCACLAGVFDLPAALSLAAARGRLTQSMPPGRMLVVPLAEDEVEPYLRREVTLAAVDAPARCVLAGPPHGIDDVEQALAADGIQTRRLPAQRAFHSPMMAAAAKEFAAAIRAARPRVPKRPFLSNVTGTWITSAEATSPDYWSDQLCKPVRFAEGLDALLAGERLALLEVGPGRSLSRLSQRHPSAAQQTIVPSLPGDVLPSRGAGPMHTATPEDAELPSALAQLWQAGVRVDWAAYYRDERRQRVPLPTYPFERKRFWIERPRPHPTPSLESAAEPAPVPAAPKHPRPASLRSPFAAPATALERLLTEQWEHALGIAPIGVLDNFFDLGGDSLIAVQLSARLERAMGREVPAVTFYEGLTVRSLARLLEAPEQAPAHEPRADTTTAQHRRRDGFARQRALRGSDHDE; the protein is encoded by the coding sequence ATGACGGCGCCTGCAGACGCGCTGGACGTTGCCGTCATCGGAATGGCGGGACGATTCCCAGGCGCGAAGGATGTCGACGAGCTTTGGCAGAACGTTCGCGGCAAAGTCGAATCGATCCGTTCGCTGACCGAAGAGGAGTGTATCGCGGCCGGTGCCGCACCCGAGCAGCTGCGCGATCCTTCGTTCGTCCGCGCGGTCTCCGAGGCCGACGGCATCGAGGAGCTCGACGCCGCGTTCTTCGATATCCCTCCGCGCGAGGCGGAGCTGATGGACCCCCAGCACCGAATGTTCCTCGAGCTGGCCTGGACGGCGCTCGAGCACGCCGGCTATTCGCCACGAGCTTTCCCGGGACGAATCGGCGTTTTTGGCGGCGCGCCGCTCAGTACGTATTTGCTCTTCCACGTCGCCGCCAATCCCCATGCGTCGGCGACGCTCGATCCCCTCCAGGTGAACCTCGCCAATGGCGCGGATTTTTTCGCGACCCGCGTGTCGTACAAACTGGACCTGCGCGGGCCGAGTCACACCGTCCTGAGCGCATGTTCGACGTCGCTCGTCGCCGTGCACGTGGCTTGCCGGAGTCTGCTCGATGGGGAGTGCGATATCGCGCTCGCCGGCGGCGTCTCGATCAACGTGGGCCAGAGGCACGGATACGTTCACGTCAAAGGCGGGATGGCTTCGCCCGATGGCCGCTGTCGCGCATTCGATGCGGGCGCGCAGGGGACCATCTTCGCGAGCGGCGGGGGGATCGCCGTGCTCAAGCCCCTGCGGGCGGCCATCGCCGACGGCGACTTCGTGCACGCGGTGATCCGAGGATCCGCCGTGAACAACGACGGCGCGCGAAAAGCCGGATACACGGCGCCGAGCGCCGACGGTCAAACGAAGGCCATCGTCGAGGCGCTCGCGGCGGCGGGGGTCGACGCGGAGTCGATCGGTTATGTCGAGGGACATGGCACCGGCACCCCGATGGGCGATCCCATCGAGGTCGAGGCGCTCACCCGCGCCTTTCGTAGGCACACGCAACGCGTGCGCTATTGCGCGCTGGGATCGATCAAAACGAATTTGGGCCACCTCGATGCCGCTGCCGGGATCGCGGGGCTCATCAAGACGGTGCACGCGCTGCGGCACCGGGAGCTACCCCCGAATCTGCACTTCACGCGGGCCAATCCGCAAATGGACCTCGAGGCGAGCCCCTTTTATGTCAGCTCGAACCTCGAACCCTGGGCGCCGGACGCCGCGCCTCGGCGCGCGGGCGTGAGCTCGTTCGGCGTCGGCGGGAGCAACGCGCACGTCGTGCTGGAGGAGGCGCCGCCGCGCAGACCCACCTCGGCCAGCCGCCCGTGGCAAATCCTCGTCGTCTCGGCGCGAACGGACTCGGCCCTCGAGACGGCGACGCAAGGGCTCCTGGCCAACTTGGAGGCCCACCCGGACACCGATTTATCGGATATCGCGTACACGCTCCAGGTCGGCCGGCAGCGCTTTGCCCATCGAAGGTTCGTCCTATGCCGCGATACGGCGGACGCCGTTCGAGCCCTCCGCGAACCGGGCCGTCCGCGCGTGCGGACCTCCGCCGCGGACGACCGCTCCGATCGCGCGGTGGCGTTTCTATTTCCGGATCTGGACGCGGCGCACATTGGAATGGCCGCCGCGGCCTACTGGCACGAATCGCCATTTCGCGTCGATGTGGATTCGTGCGCGGAGCTCCTTCGAGCTCGCGCGAACCTCGATATCCGCGCCGTGCTTTATCCCCCGGCGGAGCGCGCCGGCGAAGCCTCTTCGCAGCTCTTGGAACCTGCGGTGGCCCATACGGCGTTGTTCGTGATCGAGTATGCGCTGGCCCGCCTGTGGATGGCCTGGGGCCTCGAGCCGCGTGCGATGTTGGGATATGGCGTCGGGGAGCTCGTCTGCGCCTGCTTGGCCGGCGTGTTCGATCTCCCAGCGGCCCTCTCGCTCGCGGCCGCGCGCGGGCGGCTGACGCAAAGCATGCCGCCGGGCCGCATGTTGGTGGTGCCGCTCGCGGAAGACGAAGTCGAGCCGTACCTCCGGCGCGAGGTGACCCTGGCGGCCGTCGACGCACCCGCACGATGCGTGCTCGCCGGTCCGCCGCACGGCATCGACGACGTGGAGCAAGCGCTCGCGGCGGACGGGATCCAGACGCGCCGCTTGCCTGCGCAGCGTGCGTTTCATTCGCCCATGATGGCGGCTGCCGCGAAGGAATTCGCCGCCGCGATCCGCGCGGCCAGACCGCGCGTTCCGAAACGGCCCTTCCTGTCCAACGTGACCGGGACGTGGATCACCTCCGCGGAGGCCACCAGTCCGGACTATTGGAGCGATCAGCTCTGCAAACCCGTGCGCTTCGCCGAGGGGCTCGATGCCCTCCTCGCCGGCGAGCGCCTCGCGCTGCTCGAGGTCGGCCCCGGTCGTTCGCTGAGCCGCCTTTCGCAACGTCATCCCAGCGCAGCCCAGCAAACCATCGTGCCCTCGTTGCCGGGCGACGTTTTGCCATCGCGGGGGGCGGGGCCCATGCACACCGCCACTCCCGAGGACGCGGAGCTTCCTTCCGCGCTGGCGCAGCTTTGGCAGGCCGGTGTCCGAGTCGATTGGGCCGCCTATTACCGCGATGAGCGTCGCCAGCGCGTGCCCTTGCCGACATACCCGTTCGAGCGCAAGCGCTTTTGGATCGAACGACCCCGGCCGCACCCGACGCCATCCCTCGAATCCGCGGCCGAGCCGGCACCCGTTCCGGCGGCGCCGAAGCATCCACGGCCTGCGTCGTTGCGAAGCCCGTTCGCGGCCCCCGCCACCGCGCTCGAGCGGCTGCTCACCGAGCAATGGGAGCACGCATTGGGCATTGCGCCCATCGGGGTGTTGGACAACTTCTTCGATCTCGGTGGCGATTCGCTGATCGCGGTTCAATTGAGCGCGCGGCTCGAGAGAGCCATGGGCCGCGAGGTCCCTGCGGTGACCTTCTACGAGGGGCTCACCGTGCGATCGCTGGCGCGCCTGCTCGAAGCGCCCGAGCAGGCCCCCGCGCACGAGCCTCGCGCCGACACGACGACGGCGCAGCATCGGCGGCGCGACGGGTTCGCGCGCCAGCGCGCGCTTCGAGGTTCAGACCATGACGAATGA